From one Cyanobacterium stanieri PCC 7202 genomic stretch:
- a CDS encoding rRNA (guanine-N(2)-)-methyltransferase (PFAM: Putative RNA methylase family UPF0020; THUMP domain~COGs: COG0116 N6-adenine-specific DNA methylase~InterPro IPR002052:IPR000241:IPR004114~KEGG: cyt:cce_4726 hypothetical protein~PFAM: RNA methylase; THUMP domain-containing protein~PRIAM: rRNA (guanine-N(2)-)-methyltransferase~SPTR: Putative RNA methylase), giving the protein MTYQYFATVGRGLEDIASQEIIKLGGQDVQTDFTGVHFKGDRTLLYRVNLWSRTIFRVLWTLQTVPSYDPEQLYKNVKKIDWSSYINPSQTLAVHCTGKSPRLNHSHFTALQVKNAIVDQQQEKYGTRSDIDTQNPDIIINAHIRENKCTLSLDSSGDSLHRRGYHPAMGMAPLKETLAAALLYMTDWTPELPLIDPLCGSGTFPIEATLMALNIAPGLYRQEFAFQRWNDYDSDLWDQIFTEAEESEKETMPIIMGSDADEEVIKQARSNARACGFADKLQFHHQKLIDVEAPADHGILICNPPYGKRLSETEQLFPFYKLLGDVLKQRFKGWTAYILCGNKELTKKVGLRTSQRIPVDNGGIPCTLLKYELY; this is encoded by the coding sequence ATGACCTATCAATATTTTGCCACTGTGGGCAGAGGTTTAGAAGATATTGCCTCCCAAGAAATTATTAAATTAGGAGGTCAAGATGTTCAAACAGATTTTACCGGGGTACATTTTAAGGGCGATCGCACCTTACTTTATCGAGTAAACCTATGGAGTAGAACCATATTTAGGGTGTTATGGACTCTGCAAACCGTTCCTAGTTACGATCCCGAACAACTTTACAAAAACGTCAAAAAGATTGATTGGTCATCCTATATCAATCCCTCCCAAACCTTAGCAGTGCATTGTACAGGGAAAAGCCCCCGTCTCAATCATAGTCACTTCACCGCCCTACAGGTCAAAAATGCGATCGTCGATCAACAACAAGAAAAATACGGCACCAGATCCGACATCGACACCCAGAATCCAGACATCATCATCAACGCCCACATCCGTGAAAATAAATGTACCCTTAGCCTAGACAGTTCAGGAGACAGCTTACATCGCCGAGGTTATCACCCCGCCATGGGTATGGCACCCCTCAAAGAAACCCTCGCCGCCGCCCTGCTATATATGACAGATTGGACTCCCGAACTACCATTAATTGATCCCCTTTGTGGTTCAGGTACTTTTCCCATCGAAGCTACCCTCATGGCACTAAACATCGCCCCCGGCTTATATCGGCAAGAGTTCGCCTTTCAACGCTGGAATGATTACGATTCCGACTTATGGGATCAGATTTTCACAGAAGCCGAAGAAAGCGAAAAAGAAACCATGCCCATCATTATGGGTAGTGATGCCGACGAAGAAGTAATCAAACAAGCAAGAAGTAACGCCCGTGCCTGTGGATTTGCTGATAAACTACAATTTCACCACCAAAAATTAATTGATGTGGAAGCCCCAGCCGATCATGGTATCTTAATCTGTAACCCCCCCTACGGTAAAAGACTATCAGAAACAGAGCAACTATTTCCCTTCTATAAACTATTAGGAGACGTATTAAAACAAAGATTTAAAGGATGGACAGCCTATATTCTCTGTGGAAACAAAGAACTAACCAAAAAAGTAGGTCTGAGAACTTCCCAAAGGATTCCCGTGGATAATGGTGGTATCCCTTGTACCCTCTTAAAATATGAATTGTATTAA
- a CDS encoding N-acetylglutamate kinase (PFAM: Amino acid kinase family~TIGRFAM: acetylglutamate kinase~COGs: COG0548 Acetylglutamate kinase~InterPro IPR001048:IPR004662:IPR001057:IPR011148~KEGG: syp:SYNPCC7002_A2516 acetylglutamate kinase~PFAM: aspartate/glutamate/uridylate kinase~PRIAM: Acetylglutamate kinase~SPTR: Acetylglutamate kinase;~TIGRFAM: acetylglutamate kinase) has protein sequence MVDNRESEYYKESEATRVRVLSEALPYIQKFAGRTIVVKYGGAAMKDGHLKEGVIRDIVFLASVGLNPVVVHGGGPEINIWLTKLGIQPQFKDGLRVTDAQTMDVVEMVLVGRVNKELVTLINNAGGKAVGICGKDGNLIQARSVNREQVGFVGEVTSVDSALVDSLVKSGYVPVISSVAADVEGQAHNINADTVAGEIAAALGAEKLILLTDTPGILEDYHDPSTLLYKLSIQDARDLIDQEVVSGGMIPKVNCCVRCLAQGVKAAHIIDGRIPHALLLEIFTDDGIGSMIVP, from the coding sequence ATGGTAGATAACAGGGAAAGCGAATACTATAAAGAATCAGAAGCCACAAGGGTTAGAGTTTTAAGTGAAGCCCTACCCTATATCCAAAAATTTGCAGGACGTACCATTGTTGTCAAATATGGTGGTGCCGCTATGAAAGACGGACATCTCAAAGAGGGAGTGATTAGGGATATTGTTTTCTTGGCTTCCGTGGGTTTAAATCCTGTGGTTGTCCATGGGGGAGGGCCAGAAATTAATATCTGGTTAACTAAACTCGGTATTCAACCCCAATTTAAAGACGGTTTGAGGGTAACTGATGCCCAAACCATGGATGTGGTAGAAATGGTATTGGTAGGTAGGGTAAATAAGGAGTTAGTCACCCTGATTAACAATGCAGGGGGTAAAGCGGTTGGTATTTGCGGAAAAGATGGTAATTTGATCCAGGCGCGATCGGTAAATCGTGAGCAGGTGGGCTTTGTAGGAGAAGTTACTAGCGTGGATAGTGCGTTGGTGGATTCTTTGGTAAAAAGTGGTTATGTGCCTGTTATTTCTAGTGTGGCAGCGGACGTTGAAGGACAAGCCCACAATATTAATGCGGATACGGTGGCAGGGGAAATTGCCGCTGCCTTGGGGGCAGAAAAGTTAATTCTTTTGACAGATACTCCCGGAATTTTAGAGGATTATCATGATCCCTCCACTTTACTTTATAAACTTTCTATTCAGGACGCAAGGGATTTAATCGATCAAGAGGTAGTATCAGGGGGAATGATACCGAAGGTAAATTGTTGTGTGCGTTGTCTTGCCCAAGGGGTAAAAGCGGCTCACATTATTGATGGCAGGATTCCCCATGCTTTGTTATTGGAAATTTTTACTGATGATGGTATTGGTTCGATGATTGTGCCTTAA
- a CDS encoding DNA polymerase III, delta subunit (PFAM: DNA polymerase III, delta subunit~TIGRFAM: DNA polymerase III, delta subunit~COGs: COG1466 DNA polymerase III delta subunit~InterPro IPR010372:IPR005790~KEGG: cyc:PCC7424_3459 DNA polymerase III subunit delta~PFAM: DNA polymerase III delta~SPTR: DNA polymerase III, delta subunit;~TIGRFAM: DNA polymerase III, delta subunit), which yields MTVHYYWGEDDFAMNRAIATLKEDKIDSNWVQFNYEKISGDKEDNIKQGLMEVMTPPFGSGDRLVWLNDTNICQTCSDELLSLLKNTLQQMPDTSHLLLTSRKKPDARIKSTKLINQYTKIKEFSLIPIWQTDVLIKRVEETAQEKNIKLSSSAVQTLATCVGNDSRLLWQELEKLAIYQGDNPQPITQETVTSLVNVSNQNSLQLAQAILSQDTGKAIQLAQELINLNEPALRIVATLVGQFRTWTMVKTVIESGEKDEKIIAKQADVNNPKRIYFLRKEVNNISAQKLQSTLPILLELELNLKRGEIPINALQKAIIKLTNL from the coding sequence ATGACAGTTCATTATTATTGGGGCGAAGATGACTTCGCCATGAATAGGGCGATCGCCACTTTAAAAGAAGATAAAATAGATTCAAACTGGGTACAGTTTAACTATGAAAAAATAAGCGGTGATAAAGAAGACAACATAAAACAAGGTTTAATGGAGGTTATGACTCCTCCCTTTGGTAGTGGCGATCGTCTTGTATGGCTAAACGATACAAATATATGTCAAACCTGTAGCGACGAATTATTATCTCTACTAAAAAACACCCTGCAACAGATGCCAGACACCAGCCATTTATTACTTACCAGTCGCAAAAAACCCGATGCCAGAATCAAAAGCACCAAATTAATCAATCAATATACCAAAATAAAAGAATTTTCCCTGATTCCTATCTGGCAAACCGACGTATTAATCAAAAGAGTAGAAGAAACAGCCCAAGAAAAAAACATCAAACTATCTTCCTCCGCCGTCCAAACCCTCGCCACCTGTGTCGGTAATGACAGTCGCCTATTGTGGCAAGAGTTAGAAAAACTCGCCATCTACCAAGGAGATAACCCCCAACCCATCACCCAAGAAACCGTTACCTCCCTTGTCAACGTCAGTAATCAAAACAGCCTACAACTCGCCCAAGCCATTCTCAGCCAAGATACAGGCAAAGCCATCCAACTCGCCCAAGAATTAATTAATTTAAACGAACCTGCCTTAAGAATTGTTGCTACCCTTGTGGGACAATTTCGCACCTGGACAATGGTAAAAACCGTCATTGAATCGGGAGAAAAAGACGAGAAAATTATTGCCAAACAAGCAGATGTTAATAATCCCAAAAGAATTTATTTTCTCCGCAAAGAAGTTAATAATATCTCTGCCCAAAAACTACAATCTACATTGCCCATTTTACTAGAATTAGAACTTAACTTAAAAAGAGGAGAAATTCCCATTAATGCCCTCCAAAAAGCCATAATTAAACTCACAAATCTTTAA
- a CDS encoding preQ(0) biosynthesis protein QueC (PFAM: ExsB~TIGRFAM: queuosine biosynthesis protein QueC~COGs: COG0603 PP-loop superfamily ATPase~InterPro IPR018317:IPR004479~KEGG: cyh:Cyan8802_2027 ExsB protein~PFAM: Queuosine synthesis-like~SPTR: ExsB protein;~TIGRFAM: exsB protein), with the protein MNKKAIVLLSGGLDSATSGAIALKEGYDVIALSFRYGQRHLKELEASRNVAEALGIKEHYIIDVNLSLWGGSSLTDATMNIPKDGVKADEIPSTYVPGRNTVFIAIALSLAEAKGAEAIYLGINAVDYSGYPDCRPEYLTAFQNLANLSSKVGIEGKSPQLIAPLVTLSKVEIVQRAIALNVPIEKTWSCYQGGETPCGVCDSCRIRNKALIDAGYPELAVVK; encoded by the coding sequence ATGAACAAAAAAGCCATTGTATTATTATCAGGAGGTTTAGATTCTGCCACTAGCGGCGCGATCGCCCTTAAAGAAGGTTATGATGTAATAGCCTTATCATTTCGTTATGGACAAAGACATCTCAAGGAATTGGAGGCATCCCGCAATGTCGCCGAAGCCTTGGGCATCAAAGAACATTATATTATCGATGTGAATCTTTCTTTGTGGGGTGGTTCATCTCTCACCGATGCGACAATGAATATCCCCAAAGATGGAGTAAAAGCTGATGAAATCCCCTCAACCTATGTGCCAGGGCGTAATACGGTTTTCATTGCCATTGCCCTTTCCCTCGCCGAAGCCAAGGGCGCAGAGGCTATTTATTTGGGTATTAACGCCGTGGATTATTCCGGTTATCCCGATTGTCGCCCCGAATATTTAACCGCCTTCCAAAACCTCGCCAATCTTTCCTCTAAGGTGGGTATCGAAGGAAAATCCCCCCAGTTAATAGCTCCTCTTGTAACTTTATCGAAAGTAGAAATAGTACAAAGGGCGATCGCCCTTAACGTGCCTATCGAAAAAACATGGTCATGTTATCAGGGAGGCGAAACCCCTTGCGGAGTATGTGATTCTTGCCGTATTAGAAACAAGGCTTTGATAGATGCAGGTTACCCTGAATTAGCCGTCGTTAAGTAA
- a CDS encoding mannose-1-phosphate guanylyltransferase (GDP) (PFAM: Nucleotidyl transferase~TIGRFAM: mannose-1-phosphate guanylyltransferase/mannose-6-phosphate isomerase~COGs: COG0836 Mannose-1-phosphate guanylyltransferase~InterPro IPR005835:IPR001538~KEGG: cyt:cce_2253 mannose-1-phosphate guanylyltransferase~PFAM: Nucleotidyl transferase; mannose-6-phosphate isomerase type II~PRIAM: Mannose-1-phosphate guanylyltransferase~SPTR: Mannose-1-phosphate guanylyltransferase), with protein sequence MKSKFIPVILAGGKGERFWPLSRRTRPKQFLCLDGSGISLLQATANRLLPLVDGWDNLMVITSALVAENVRQQLPLLPEKNILVEPEGKDTAPAVAWASLEVQRLFGDDAIAGFFPADHWINSPEGFIKTIQAGVEFAQTQKAIVTLGINPTYPSTGYGYIQQGEKEGEINGLPVYKVTRFTEKPDQETASKFIATGDYSWNSGMFIFEVNFVLQELEKFAPQILKPLREKGEQGYFDLEKISIDYALMEKTASAYVLPADFPWDDLGDWNALERLLSKTDDDNVTNTNSVNYQTKNSIIYSSQNDEIIMTIGLEDIVIVRDGNATLVVNKNQTQDIKKALKLLQNKENNQDYL encoded by the coding sequence ATGAAATCGAAATTTATTCCTGTAATTTTGGCGGGGGGAAAGGGTGAGCGTTTTTGGCCCTTGAGTCGTCGCACCCGCCCCAAGCAGTTTTTATGTCTGGATGGTAGTGGTATCAGTCTTTTACAGGCTACGGCTAACCGTCTTTTGCCTTTGGTGGATGGTTGGGATAATTTGATGGTGATTACTTCGGCTTTGGTGGCGGAGAATGTGAGGCAACAGTTGCCTTTGTTACCTGAAAAAAATATTTTAGTGGAGCCTGAAGGTAAAGATACCGCCCCCGCTGTGGCTTGGGCTAGTCTTGAGGTACAACGGCTTTTCGGTGATGATGCGATCGCAGGTTTTTTCCCCGCTGACCATTGGATTAACTCCCCAGAGGGCTTTATAAAAACGATTCAGGCTGGAGTTGAGTTTGCCCAAACTCAAAAAGCTATTGTCACCCTTGGTATTAATCCGACTTATCCCTCTACGGGTTATGGCTATATCCAACAGGGAGAAAAGGAAGGGGAAATAAACGGTTTACCTGTGTATAAAGTAACTCGTTTTACGGAAAAACCAGACCAAGAAACCGCCTCTAAATTCATCGCCACGGGGGATTATAGTTGGAATAGTGGGATGTTTATTTTTGAGGTAAATTTTGTATTACAAGAGTTGGAAAAGTTTGCCCCTCAAATCTTGAAACCTTTACGGGAAAAGGGAGAACAAGGATATTTTGATTTGGAAAAAATTAGCATTGACTATGCTTTAATGGAAAAAACTGCCTCGGCTTATGTATTACCTGCAGATTTTCCTTGGGATGACTTGGGGGATTGGAATGCCCTAGAAAGGTTGTTATCTAAAACTGATGATGATAATGTGACTAATACTAATAGTGTTAATTATCAGACTAAAAATTCTATTATTTATAGTAGTCAAAATGATGAAATAATTATGACTATTGGCTTAGAAGATATAGTAATTGTCAGAGATGGTAATGCTACTTTGGTGGTTAATAAAAACCAAACTCAGGACATAAAAAAGGCACTAAAATTATTACAAAATAAAGAGAATAATCAAGATTATTTATAA
- a CDS encoding MATE efflux family protein (PFAM: MatE~TIGRFAM: putative efflux protein, MATE family~COGs: COG0534 Na+-driven multidrug efflux pump~InterPro IPR002528~KEGG: syn:slr0896 hypothetical protein~PFAM: multi antimicrobial extrusion protein MatE~SPTR: MATE efflux family protein;~TIGRFAM: MATE efflux family protein), whose protein sequence is MTIPNHPKLGIRTEIRAFLKLAIPLASAQVAQLTTGFADTVMMGHLGNEILAAGALASITFFSIMIATSGIVMGVTPLVANAYGAGNKNDIEQFTRQGLWLSLLLSIPIMIGTAHFDSLVGGLGLDNTTIALASTYLDIMLWGLFPALGFAMLRGVVSALSQARPIFWIVTIATGFNILGNYVLGFGVWGFPRLELAGLALASTLTWWGMFTALIIYLSVNEHFKDYQFFSRLYQLKPKTLWKLLKIGVPIGVFTTLEVGVYTAVSYLMAEFGTDGLAAHQIVFQTMNIIYMVPLGMSFAATARVGKWFGQENMLGIRQAGLVSVTVGTLWSMFVVVLLLVFPEQIVGLYINVLEPENAPIVSLAVSILRVAAIAHIFDGVQKIAYGALQGLQDTHVPMVLSFLFYWCIGLTCAYWFAFGLNLGAVGLWLGLLIGVIIASVVFVWRFQTLAGKQWIIDNE, encoded by the coding sequence TTTCTAAAACTAGCCATACCCCTAGCCAGTGCGCAGGTGGCACAGTTAACCACAGGATTCGCTGATACCGTGATGATGGGACATTTGGGCAACGAAATTTTGGCGGCTGGGGCATTAGCTTCCATTACCTTTTTTTCCATCATGATAGCCACCAGTGGCATCGTTATGGGTGTGACTCCCTTAGTGGCAAATGCCTATGGTGCTGGAAATAAAAATGACATCGAACAATTTACCCGACAGGGGTTATGGTTATCCTTACTTCTATCTATCCCCATTATGATAGGCACCGCCCACTTTGATAGTTTAGTGGGAGGATTAGGATTAGATAATACCACCATCGCATTAGCCAGTACATACCTTGATATTATGTTATGGGGCTTATTTCCTGCGTTGGGTTTTGCCATGTTACGGGGTGTAGTTTCTGCCCTATCCCAAGCCCGTCCAATTTTTTGGATTGTTACCATCGCCACGGGTTTTAATATTTTAGGTAACTATGTTTTGGGTTTTGGGGTGTGGGGATTTCCTCGTTTGGAATTGGCAGGTTTGGCGTTGGCTTCTACTCTCACATGGTGGGGGATGTTTACTGCTTTAATTATCTATCTTTCTGTCAATGAGCATTTCAAAGATTATCAATTTTTTTCCCGCCTCTATCAGCTAAAACCAAAAACACTCTGGAAATTGCTAAAAATAGGGGTACCCATTGGAGTTTTTACAACTCTTGAGGTGGGGGTATATACCGCCGTTAGCTATCTCATGGCAGAATTTGGTACGGATGGATTGGCAGCCCATCAGATTGTTTTTCAAACTATGAATATCATTTATATGGTGCCGTTGGGGATGTCGTTTGCCGCCACTGCTAGGGTTGGTAAATGGTTTGGGCAAGAAAATATGTTGGGCATTCGTCAGGCAGGGTTAGTCAGTGTGACGGTGGGGACTTTGTGGAGTATGTTTGTGGTGGTTTTGTTGTTGGTTTTTCCTGAGCAAATTGTGGGATTATATATTAATGTGCTTGAGCCAGAAAATGCCCCCATCGTATCCCTTGCAGTATCTATTCTAAGGGTAGCGGCGATCGCCCATATCTTTGATGGAGTCCAAAAAATTGCCTATGGAGCGTTGCAAGGTTTACAGGATACCCATGTGCCAATGGTTTTAAGTTTCCTATTCTACTGGTGCATTGGCTTAACCTGTGCTTACTGGTTTGCATTTGGCTTAAATTTGGGGGCTGTGGGTTTGTGGTTAGGACTTTTGATTGGGGTAATTATTGCTTCTGTGGTTTTTGTGTGGCGATTTCAAACTTTGGCAGGAAAGCAATGGATAATTGATAATGAATAA